A stretch of Cytophagales bacterium DNA encodes these proteins:
- a CDS encoding leucine-rich repeat domain-containing protein: MNSSNSEIQNKVQDRTTKAWRKLCEYIEELAENGEDEFVPREFLGDELFAQIHTLPETISKLKKVRKVGLYGSALKRIPPEIGEMESLEYFDPYTSYDLHWLPYELTKCKQLKDSRISTRALYGNYKNRMTFPSLDHNPVRYDGAVLRCSVCEKELTYETTNQMWISAYVGTDTIPMLANLCSKRCEQDLLTPPKDYVQVPHKGGVDLIQPPDEDELWKLEIKALEKAEKENHHKEELVNRSNKDPEKVKLNMSKLPMLKLVRKIWEK, encoded by the coding sequence ATGAATAGCAGCAATTCCGAAATACAGAATAAGGTACAGGATAGAACAACAAAAGCCTGGCGGAAGCTTTGTGAATACATAGAAGAACTTGCTGAAAATGGGGAAGATGAGTTTGTGCCGAGGGAGTTTTTGGGAGATGAATTATTTGCACAGATTCATACCTTGCCAGAGACCATTTCCAAACTCAAGAAGGTCAGAAAAGTTGGGCTGTACGGAAGTGCTCTGAAGAGAATTCCGCCCGAAATTGGGGAAATGGAATCCCTCGAATATTTTGATCCTTATACCTCCTATGATTTACACTGGTTGCCATATGAGCTAACCAAATGCAAGCAATTAAAGGACAGTCGAATCAGTACGAGGGCGCTGTATGGTAACTACAAAAATCGAATGACTTTCCCATCGCTGGATCATAATCCTGTCAGGTATGATGGGGCTGTTTTGAGATGTAGTGTGTGTGAAAAAGAACTAACCTACGAAACGACCAACCAAATGTGGATCAGCGCCTATGTTGGGACCGACACAATACCTATGCTTGCGAATCTCTGTTCAAAAAGGTGCGAACAGGATTTACTGACTCCCCCTAAAGATTATGTTCAGGTTCCTCATAAAGGTGGGGTTGATTTGATCCAACCCCCTGATGAAGATGAATTATGGAAACTTGAAATAAAAGCACTAGAAAAAGCTGAGAAGGAAAATCACCACAAGGAAGAACTTGTCAATCGATCAAATAAGGATCCTGAAAAAGTTAAATTGAATATGTCGAAACTTCCGATGTTAAAACTTGTTCGCAAAATTTGGGAGAAGTAA
- the cobC gene encoding alpha-ribazole phosphatase — translation MEIYLVRHTTPDIAKEICYGQSDVLLSGNFPEEAKAVLQQLPDKIDAVYTSPLDRCKALAKMIPSPKLTEAAEMMEMNFGDWELRPWSAIDQEELDPWMADFVHHQVPNGESMQLLVNRVNTWYQNLLQSTDTRVVVVCHAGPIRVLLSLINHTRLEEAFQRYSVAYGEVKRVEVPGS, via the coding sequence ATGGAAATATATTTAGTTCGTCACACCACCCCCGACATTGCTAAAGAGATCTGTTATGGGCAGTCCGATGTGCTTCTGTCCGGCAACTTTCCAGAAGAAGCGAAAGCGGTCTTGCAACAACTTCCCGACAAGATTGATGCAGTGTACACCAGTCCTCTAGATCGATGTAAGGCATTGGCAAAAATGATTCCCAGTCCAAAATTGACGGAAGCAGCTGAGATGATGGAAATGAACTTTGGAGATTGGGAACTCCGGCCCTGGTCAGCTATTGACCAAGAAGAACTTGACCCATGGATGGCGGACTTTGTGCACCATCAGGTACCCAACGGAGAATCCATGCAACTCCTGGTCAATCGCGTCAATACCTGGTACCAAAACCTGTTGCAAAGCACCGACACACGGGTAGTAGTGGTATGCCACGCTGGCCCCATCCGCGTTTTGCTTTCCCTCATCAACCATACACGGCTGGAAGAAGCTTTTCAGCGCTACAGCGTGGCTTATGGAGAGGTGAAGCGTGTGGAAGTTCCCGGTTCTTAG
- a CDS encoding adenosylcobinamide-GDP ribazoletransferase, translating to MREEIKIFFTALMFYTRIPSPSWVDHSPEYINKSVRYFPMIGWIIGALSGIGLLAGNWMVSPLFASMIFIAISVWFTGAFHEDGFADVCDGFGGGWTKEQILTIMKDSRVGTYAVVGLLILLGLKVSLLIQIIPKYDPLLLLLIVINGHTLSRMIAGTVIFTHEYVREDEQSKAKPVAKSFSITNVIVSLLVGLIPTAVIAFMTNDWWWCLVPLPLYLFKMYLSRFFQKRIGGYTGDCLGATQQMVEVVYYAVVVILWKYI from the coding sequence ATGAGAGAGGAGATCAAAATATTTTTCACTGCGCTAATGTTTTACACCCGAATCCCATCCCCGTCCTGGGTGGATCACAGTCCGGAGTACATCAACAAATCGGTACGGTATTTTCCAATGATTGGCTGGATCATCGGTGCACTCTCGGGAATAGGCTTGTTGGCTGGAAATTGGATGGTGAGCCCCTTGTTTGCCAGCATGATATTTATTGCCATCTCTGTGTGGTTTACGGGCGCTTTTCATGAGGATGGGTTTGCGGATGTTTGTGATGGTTTTGGCGGCGGCTGGACCAAAGAACAGATCCTGACCATTATGAAAGACAGCCGGGTGGGGACTTATGCCGTAGTAGGGCTTTTGATCCTATTAGGGTTGAAAGTATCCCTTTTGATACAGATCATCCCAAAATATGACCCATTGCTGTTGTTACTCATCGTCATCAATGGACATACTCTCAGTCGAATGATCGCCGGTACCGTGATATTTACCCATGAGTATGTAAGGGAAGACGAGCAAAGCAAAGCAAAACCCGTAGCCAAGTCCTTTTCGATCACTAATGTTATCGTATCGCTTCTGGTGGGCCTGATCCCCACCGCGGTGATTGCCTTCATGACCAATGATTGGTGGTGGTGCCTGGTGCCATTGCCTTTGTATTTGTTCAAGATGTATTTGAGTCGCTTCTTTCAGAAGCGGATCGGTGGATATACCGGAGACTGCCTGGGAGCTACCCAGCAGATGGTAGAAGTAGTGTATTATGCCGTCGTAGTGATCTTATGGAAATATATTTAG
- the cobT gene encoding nicotinate-nucleotide--dimethylbenzimidazole phosphoribosyltransferase yields MKNNDSEWSIASVDTTLDQEIWNKLNLKTKPPGSLGKLEQLAFQVARIQGSLNPSLNKPVVLVFAGDHGIASSGLVNPYPQEVTHQMVMNFLQEGAAINVFAKVANMQVMVVDSGVNHAFGETPNLVNAKMGMGTTDYRQGLAMSPETCRQALGKGAEIVKQLVRKGTNVIGFGEMGIGNTSAASLIMSTVCDLPLSSCVGKGTGAEDDFLKQKLQTLEEVSTFHGLDATTKPEEILATFGGFEMVQMVGGMLAGASSKCLLLIDGFISTAAFLIAQQIRPEVRDYAVFTHRSEEQGHIGMLAHLKADPLLELNMRLGEGTGCATSYPLLQMAVNMLNDMASFDTAGVSTSTT; encoded by the coding sequence ATGAAGAACAATGACTCAGAATGGTCAATCGCATCCGTAGACACTACCCTTGATCAGGAGATTTGGAATAAACTGAACTTGAAAACCAAGCCACCCGGTTCTTTGGGAAAATTGGAGCAGTTGGCGTTTCAGGTGGCACGAATTCAAGGCAGTCTCAACCCATCATTAAATAAGCCCGTGGTACTCGTCTTTGCTGGCGATCATGGCATAGCCAGCTCGGGTCTGGTGAATCCCTACCCACAAGAGGTCACGCATCAGATGGTTATGAATTTTCTTCAAGAAGGGGCAGCGATCAATGTCTTCGCCAAGGTGGCGAATATGCAGGTAATGGTCGTCGATTCGGGCGTCAATCATGCGTTCGGCGAAACGCCCAATCTGGTCAACGCTAAAATGGGTATGGGTACTACAGATTATCGCCAAGGACTGGCCATGTCCCCCGAAACCTGTCGCCAGGCACTTGGAAAAGGAGCGGAGATCGTGAAGCAATTGGTCCGAAAGGGAACCAACGTGATTGGATTCGGAGAAATGGGAATCGGCAATACTTCGGCCGCTTCATTGATCATGAGTACGGTCTGTGACCTGCCTTTATCATCCTGTGTAGGCAAAGGAACCGGAGCCGAGGATGATTTCCTAAAGCAGAAATTACAAACATTGGAAGAGGTCAGTACCTTTCATGGGCTGGATGCCACGACAAAACCTGAAGAGATCCTTGCGACTTTCGGCGGCTTTGAAATGGTCCAGATGGTAGGAGGGATGTTGGCTGGTGCTAGCAGTAAGTGCCTGCTTCTGATAGATGGCTTTATCTCTACCGCGGCCTTTCTGATTGCTCAACAGATCCGACCTGAGGTCAGGGATTATGCCGTGTTTACCCATCGTTCAGAGGAGCAAGGCCATATCGGTATGCTGGCTCACCTGAAGGCCGACCCTTTATTGGAACTAAACATGCGATTAGGAGAAGGGACTGGTTGTGCGACCAGCTATCCGTTACTGCAAATGGCAGTAAATATGTTAAACGATATGGCCAGCTTTGATACAGCTGGTGTAAGTACTTCTACCACATGA
- a CDS encoding bifunctional adenosylcobinamide kinase/adenosylcobinamide-phosphate guanylyltransferase, with protein MIYYISGGERSGKSRYAMDLAKGLSDMPVYLATARRWDEDFEERVARHQGDRDDRWETWEEEKAISQLDLEGRVIVIDCVTLWLTNWFVDLKQDIDACLQSCKQELELMFEQEATLIFISNEIGMGVHAETHVGRKFVELQGWINQFIAQRADKAFFMVSGLPLQLK; from the coding sequence CGATCAGGTAAAAGTCGCTATGCGATGGACCTGGCAAAGGGATTGAGCGATATGCCAGTCTATTTGGCGACTGCCAGACGGTGGGATGAGGATTTTGAAGAAAGGGTGGCTCGCCATCAGGGTGACCGGGATGATCGTTGGGAGACATGGGAAGAAGAGAAGGCGATCAGCCAGTTGGATCTGGAAGGTCGTGTGATTGTCATAGATTGTGTGACGCTCTGGTTGACTAACTGGTTTGTAGACCTGAAACAGGACATAGATGCTTGTTTGCAATCCTGTAAACAAGAGCTTGAACTAATGTTCGAGCAGGAAGCCACTTTGATTTTTATTTCCAATGAGATAGGCATGGGCGTTCATGCCGAAACACATGTCGGACGTAAGTTCGTCGAACTGCAAGGATGGATCAACCAATTCATTGCGCAACGAGCGGACAAGGCATTTTTTATGGTATCAGGTTTACCCTTACAATTGAAATAA